Proteins from a genomic interval of Panthera tigris isolate Pti1 chromosome A2, P.tigris_Pti1_mat1.1, whole genome shotgun sequence:
- the ODF3L2 gene encoding outer dense fiber protein 3-like protein 2 yields MQGRGKSRGLEVTPGPGAYSPEKVAPVRQRTPPAFTLGSRLRPQLQDTSTPAPNTYTLPSLWGSQIFIKPSSPSYTVVGRTPPARPPQDPAEIPGPGQYESPDPNTYRQRQPAFTMLGRPRAPRPPEETPGPGTHSPEQVTMTKARAPAFTMGIRHSKRAPTMVVDTMP; encoded by the exons ATGCAGGGCCGGGGCAAGTCTCGGG gtctggaggtgACACCAGGCCCAGGGGCCTACAGCCCAGAGAAGGTGGCCCCTGTGCGCCAGCGGACACCCCCAGCTTTCACCCTGGGCTCCCGCCTGCGCCCACAGCTCCAGGACACCTCCACCCCTGCTCCTAACACCTataccctgccctccctctggggTTCCCAGATATTCATTAAGCCCAGCAGCCCCAGCTACACAGTGGTGGGCCGCACGCCCCCCGCCCGTCCCCCTCAGGACCCTGCTGAGATCCCAGGCCCGGGCCAGTACGAGAGCCCCGACCCCAACACCTACCGTCAGCGCCAGCCCGCCTTCACCATGCTGGGCCGGCCCCGTGCCCCCCGGCCCCCAGAGGAGACTCCTGGCCCTGGCACCCACAGCCCTGAGCAGGTCACCATGACCAAAGCCCGGGCGCCAGCGTTCACCATGGGCATCCGTCACTCCAAACGCGCTCCCACCATGGTTGTGGACACCATGCCCTGA